The following are encoded together in the Fusarium keratoplasticum isolate Fu6.1 chromosome 1, whole genome shotgun sequence genome:
- a CDS encoding Amidase domain-containing protein, producing MFLLDYLQHRRDCQFKQEQRASRIQGLTSYHAPFSVLDREIVNKPIEELVKDVQKDPSKASDYLHTYGKVALKAHEKTNCVTEVLLSSAEKWLTDGSINFKGPLAGIPVSLKDTIEVAGYDSTVGMSTYVGKPVKVDGNTVRMLKDAGAVPYVKTNVPITLLSFESSNDVWGETSNPYNRKYTAGGSTGGEGALLALGGRIGIGSDVAGSVRCPAHFSGIYALKCSTGRWMKTGMVTSMPGQDGVPAVYSPMARTLNDLTYFTRSIIEMKPWTYDYSCHPLPWRSDIERDFAEKKSLRVGILRTDGVVDPSPACKRALEITEAALQKAGHEIVEIDPPSPYEALCLASILLCSDGLETVKSFFRWGEWNDRGAAQMTYYFSLPRPLKYLHYLWVKYVRRDPVWAGLLRNWHPQSGSEIWGLNAKRELYKRKWFDWWDKSGVDCLITPPNATPAVPHKGMHDACSSCGYTFMFNLLDYSAGVLPVTHVDKAKDQLPDGFKLKSLNGIAQGAYKLYDADAMHGLPVGVQVVGRRLEEEKVLAIMKRVEDALGEDRFPLLELD from the exons ATGTTTCTCTTGGACTATCTACAACATCGGCGAGATTG TCAGTTCAAACAAGAACAACGTGCAAGCCGTATTCAAGGCCTTACATCCTACCATGCTCCCTTCAGTGTCTTGGACCGGGAAATCGTCAACAAGCCCATCGAGGAACTAGTCAAAGACGTACAGAAGGACCCTAGCAAGGCCTCGGATTATCTACACACCTATGGCAAAGTTGCCCTCAAAGCACATGAAAAGACCAACTGTGTAACAGAGGTCTTGCTTTCTTCTGCTGAGAAGTGGCTTACCGATGGTtccatcaacttcaagggACCTCTGGCTGGCATCCCTGTGAGCTTGAAGGATACAATCGAGGTTGCCGGCTATGACAGCACAGTCGGAATGAGCACGTATGTGGGGAAGCCTGTCAAGGTTGATGGCAACACTGTGAGGATGCTCAAGGACGCTGGTGCTGTGCCATATGTCAAGACCAACGTGCCCATTACACTCCTGAGTTTCGAATCATCCAACGATGTGTGGGGAGAGACTTCGAACCCTTACAACAGAAAGTACACAGCAGGCGGCTCTACTGGAGGTGAGGgtgctcttcttgctctcggCGGTCGCATCGGCATTGGAAGCGATGTCGCCGGAAGTGTCCGCTGCCCAGCCCACTTCTCGGGAATCTATGCCCTCAAGTGCTCGACTGGAAGATGGATGAAGACAGGCATGGTCACCAGCATGCCTGGTCAGGATGGTGTACCGGCAGTCTACAGCCCCATGGCACGGACACTGAACGACTTGACGTACTTCACTCGGTCAATCATTGAAATGAAGCCTTGGACTTACGACTACTCTTGCCACCCTCTTCCCTGGAGGTCAGACATTGAGCGAGATTTCGCGGAGAAAAAGAGTCTCCGGGTTGGCATCCTTCGAACAGACGGCGTCGTGGATCCAAGCCCTGCCTGCAAGAGAGCTCTGGAAATCACTGAAGCCGCTCTCCAGAAAGCAGGCCATGAGATCGTTGAGATCGACCCTCCTTCCCCGTATGAAGCTCTATGCCTCGCATCTATTCTCCTCTGCAGCGATGGTCTCGAGACAGTCAAGTCATTCTTCCGATGGGGTGAATGGAATGACCGCGGCGCAGCTCAGATGACCTACTACTTCAGCCTACCTCGACCTCTCAAGTACCTGCACTACCTTTGGGTCAAGTATGTCCGACGAGATCCTGTTTGGGCTGGACTCTTGCGCAACTGGCATCCCCAGTCTGGGAGCGAGATCTGGGGACTGAACGCTAAGCGCGAGCTGTATAAGAGGAAGTGGTTCGACTGGTGGGACAAGTCTGGTGTCGACTGCTTGATTACCCCTCCGAACGCGACTCCGGCTGTCCCTCACAAGGGAATGCATGACGCCTGCAGTAGCTGTGGCTACACTTTCATGTTCAACTTG CTCGATTACTCTGCTGGTGTCTTGCCAGTAACAcatgtcgacaaggccaaggatcaACTACCAGACGGGTTCAAGCTGAAGAGCCTAAATGGTATTGCACAGGGAGCGTACAAGCTTTACGATGCAGACGCCATGCATGGCTTGCCCGTGGGTGTCCAGGTTGTTGGCCGCCGTCtagaagaggagaaggtaTTGGCAATCATGAAGAGAGTGGAGGATGCTTTGGGTGAAGACAGGTTCCCCCTACTAGAGCTCGATTAA
- a CDS encoding T-SNARE coiled-coil-like proteiny domain-containing protein translates to MSYGYGRQNPYDSPDTGYNTPTGGYGNNGGYGGGYNSPPAQSGFGGNVEMEPLAHNASSFGHGDPNAILNECRDIDRGIDTVERNLEELRHIQQRTLDDADSSASSAANQQLDALSADTMSLYRGLTERVRVVKSNPEAQSAKNNPHVTRIDRRLKSAIQQYQQVESQFRKRTQDQMARQYRIVRPDASEAEVQAAVEDTTGGQVFQQALMQSDRQGRARAALSAVQDRHAALVKIEQQMVELAQLFQDMDTLVVQQEVAVTQIEQKAEEVVENLDKGNEEIGVAVNTARKTRKKKWICLGICVAIIVVIVIIVLIYIFVIKGQNNDNKKRSLVDDINRTLPAINAISRRSRIMGRSADDSEASALLDQLTKGRMHLPSIPK, encoded by the exons ATGAGT TACGG ATACGGAAGACAAAATCCCTACGACTCGCCCGACACGGGCTACAACACTCCTACCGGCGGTTATGGAAACAATGGCGGTTATGGAGGTGGGTACAACAGCCCTCCCGCGCAGAGTGGTTTCGGAG GCAACGTCGAGATGGAGCCCCTCGCCCACAACGCCAGCTCCtttggccatggcgaccCCAACGCCATCCTGAACGAGTGCCGCGACATTGACCGCGGCATCGATACTGTCGAGAGGaaccttgaggagctccgtCACATCCAGCAGCGAACACTCGATGACGCCGACAGCTCGGCATCGAGCGCCGCCAACCAGCAGCTCGATGCCCTCTCTGCCGACACCATGAGCCTCTACCGCGGCCTCACAGAACGCGTCCGCGTCGTGAAGTCCAACCCTGAGGCCCAGTCAGCCAAGAACAACCCCCACGTCACCCGTATCGACCGCCGTCTCAAGTCCGCCATCCAGCAGTACCAGCAGGTTGAGTCGCAGTTCCGAAAGCGCACCCAGGACCAGATGGCTCGCCAGTACCGTATTGTTCGCCCCGATGCCAGCGAAGCTGAGGTTCAGGCCGCCGTCGAGGATACCACTGGTGGCCAGGTTTTCCAGCAGGCCCTTATGCAGAGCGACCGCCAGGGCCGCGCCCGTGCCGCTCTCAGCGCTGTCCAGGATCGTCACGCCGCCCTTGTCAAGATTGAGCAGCAGATGGTCGAGCTCGCCCAGTTGTTCCAGGACATGGACACCTTGGTCGTCCAGCAGGAGGTTGCCGTCACCCAGATTGAgcagaaggccgaggaggtcGTCGAGAACCTCGATAAGGGTAACGAGGAGATTGGCGTCGCCGTCAACACGGCCCGCAAGACTcgcaagaagaagtggaTCTGCCTGGGTATCTGTG TGGCAATCattgtcgtcatcgtcatcatcgtgcTCATCTACATCTTTGTCATCAAGGGCCAGaacaacgacaacaagaagcgaagcctcgtcgacgacatcaacCGCACTCTACCCGCCATCAACGCTATCAGCAGGCGATCTCGCATCATGGGCCGAAGCGCAGACGACAGCGAAGCTTccgccctccttgaccagctcaCCAAGGGGCGCATGCACCTCCCTTCAATCCCGAAATAG
- a CDS encoding Chitinase — MSSSRKSRIASSMSNVMFTNAVYFPNYRIYQGDTPGMLNYSCINHVYYAYASVSADGGVFLSDEWADAGAPVDGVQGGLGSLMHLKQKHPHLRVVLSVGGGNSSEVFPLVASNTLLRDNFARSARGLVEASGLDGIDIAWEYPCDAQQGYDFLALLAAIRIHLPEEHYILTAALPANKAILQFLDLKLVTEYLDFINLMAYDFFGSWTPKAGHHSQLYAMNKEETSGSAGVSYLMSKGFPPKKILLGIPTFGRSFLHCSGAGHKFKGVGGAEDGTFEYSQLPRKGCKEVVDKRHVAAQCVGADGGFVTYDNPDTVKIKAGFCKQKGLGGLFYWNGPADAKEKSRSLIAAGFRALHSS; from the exons ATGAGTTCTTCTCGCAAGTCGCGGATCGCGTCGAGCATGTCCAATGTCATGTTCACCAACGCTGTCTACTTCCCCAACTACAGGATATACCAGGGCGACACACCGGGGATGCTCAACTACAGCTGCATTAACCATGTTTACTATGCGTATGCCAGTGTTTCAGCCGATGGTGGTGTTTTT CTGAGTGATGAGTGGGCGGATGCTGGAGCGCCTGTCGACGGTGTACAAGGCGGGCTGGGCTCCCTGATGCATCTCAAACAGAAGCATCCTCACCTTCGAGTGGTTTTGTCTGTTGGAGGCGGCAATTCGTCAGAGGTTTTCCCCCTAGTGGCCTCTAACACGCTGCTGCGTGACAACTTTGCCCGGTCAGCGAGGGGCCTCGTTGAAGCCTCTGGCCTGGACGGAATCGACA TTGCCTGGGAATACCCGTGCGATGCGCAGCAAGGTTACGACTTTCTCGCGCTGCTGGCGGCCATCCGTATTCACCTTCCTGAGGAGCACTACATTCTCACGGCGGCGCTGCccgccaacaaggccatcctgCAGTTTCTCGACCTGAAGCTGGTGACCGAGTACCTGGATTTCATCAACCTGATGGCCTACGATTTCTTTGGCAGCTGGACACCAAAGGCAGGCCACCACTCGCAGCTGTACGCCATGAACAAGGAGGAGACCTCAGGATCAGCGGGGGTTTCGTATCTCATGTCCAAGGGGTTCCCGCCAAAGAAGATCCTGCTGGGCATCCCGACATTTGGGCGAAGCTTTCTCCACTGCTCGGGGGCTGGGCACAAGTTCAAGGGCGTCGGAGGCGCTGAGGATGGCACCTTTGAGTACAGCCAGCTCCCACGCAAGGGCTGcaaggaggttgtcgacAAGCGCCATGTGGCAGCGCAGTGCGTGGGTGCGGACGGTGGCTTCGTGACGTACGACAACCCAGACacggtcaagatcaaggctggaTTTTGCAAGCAAAAGGGACTAGGG GGTCTCTTTTACTGGAACGGCCCGGCCGACGCCAAAGAAAAGTCGAGGAGCTTAATTGCGGCTGGCTTCCGCGCCTTGCACTCTTCGTGA
- a CDS encoding MRNA 3'-end-processing protein YTH1: MPAAVESAASAILNHSATPYNFRFSPFLRRTYQVGLPPDRPICKAFQSGHCPNGTRCSERHVSDAKTAQPTGGLNSLVCKHWLRGLCKKGEHCEFLHEYNLRKMPECNFFMRNGYCSNGDECLYLHIDPQSRLPPCPHYDMGFCPLGPNCSKKHVRRKLCAFYLAGFCPDGPDCKEGAHPKWSKNLEKPTLKSEEKKDEDVRMEMPRDEEMDRPREQQRDRDRDRDRDRDRDRDDGGRHGGRHGRGGKWRGRGRFRGRGH; the protein is encoded by the coding sequence ATGCCCGCCGCAGTCGAGTCTGCCGCATccgccatcctcaaccacTCGGCGACCCCCTACAACTTCCGCTTCTCGCCCTTCCTCCGGCGAACATACCAGGTCGGCCTACCCCCCGACCGTCCCATCTGCAAGGCCTTCCAGTCTGGGCACTGCCCCAACGGCACGCGATGCTCCGAGCGCCACGTCTCTGATGCGAAGACGGCACAGCCCACGGGCGGCCTCAACTCGCTCGTCTGCAAGCACTGGCTGCGCGGCCTTTGCAAGAAGGGCGAGCACTGCGAGTTTCTTCACGAGTATAATCTGCGCAAGATGCCCGAATGCAACTTCTTTATGCGCAACGGATATTGCTCAAACGGCGACGAATGCCTCTACCTTCACATCGATCCTCAGAGTCGGCTGCCGCCCTGTCCTCACTATGACATGGGATTCTGCCCACTGGGACCCAACTGCTCGAAGAAACACGTCCGTCGCAAGCTCTGTGCCTTTTACCTTGCCGGTTTCTGCCCCGATGGTCCGGATTGCAAGGAGGGCGCTCATCCCAAGTGGTCCAAGAACCTGGAGAAGCCAACCCTTAAGtcggaggagaagaaggacgaggatgtTCGAATGGAAATGCCACGAGATGAGGAAATGGATAGGCCACGCGAGCAGCAAAGAGACAGAGACCGTGACCGTGACCGAGATCGGgacagagacagagatgatggaggcagACACGGCGGTCGACACGGAAGAGGAGGTAAATGGCGTGGCAGGGGACGATTCCGTGGAAGAGGACATTAA